One Nyctibius grandis isolate bNycGra1 chromosome 17, bNycGra1.pri, whole genome shotgun sequence genomic window carries:
- the DCST2 gene encoding DC-STAMP domain-containing protein 2, with product MLMLLLALGMAVQGPCTNILHNFSRTAESLSCGAELALNQTAERLHRAKEPLLDMLAKIKDISQKAKVLGDHVHKFFRSVMDSVSYVARALRTVWEWLANIGRVCNQELGTPYRRCVRLFDQAKDKCERTIPFLYFLCYIITAFKPLCGLASYALVFCIVPEYIQSFLRRRVVAPLENSLDRVRQEFEFNISAVHRFDVSLNASKSLGEVALDIMEGVRLHMNPTRHFLGLFTHISFFAIIYIYIQALRYRHRYLKDDTFDNIYITRRFVELDLRRAEMGKPTVLPLTFWEGYRYIHPGVLWLSRPERRRYGLQLVGVLRHVLLGLSIILADYSLFWLLDLIQNQLRGEIVARAPAVTGISVTGTGYASEIYRDMVSAFDVLQQGNISVLSQRCLLQPVEPDYGIYITMGILYGTCLFIAVFGGHVARLRRLVCATYYPNRELERITFLHSTILARRAGLAQALSQAATRSTADARQGDLLLYLTSKFPLFGKITRLLGIRRKRCLACGMAEQPDFTACLTPDCKGLYCNECYQTLNNICSVCMSPLIYWDIGDQEMDSSDEETVELWLGAMRTLRGQERGRLLRQRIREVVKGQGGGRRLPPELVNRLRAQLKEEASGASDGGSSGMDDEDSSLSSLDFSYQEQLESSDSELEEVVTLQPPSRETRAQ from the exons atgctgatgctgctgctggcgcTGGGCATGGCCGTGCAGGGTCCCTGCACCAACATCCTGCACAACTTCTCCCGCACCGCCGAGTCGCTGTCGTGCGGCGCCGAGCTCGCGCTCAACCAAACGGCCGAGAGGCTGCACCGCGCCAAGGAGCCGCTGCTGG ACATGCTGGCCAAGATCAAGGACATCTCCCAGAAAGCCAAGGTGCTGGGCGACCACGTCCACAAGTTCTTCCGCTCCGTCATGGACTCCGTGAGCTACGTCG cccgaGCCCTGCGCACCGTCTGGGAGTGGTTGGCCAACATCGGCCGGGTCTGCAACCAGGAGCTGGGGACGCCGTACCGCCGCTGCGTGCGCCTCTTCGACCAGGCCAAGGACAAGTGCGAGCGCACCATCCCCTTCCTCTACTTCCTCTGCTACATCATCACCGCCTTCAAGCCCCTCTGCGGGCTGGCGAGCT ATGCCCTCGTCTTCTGCATCGTCCCAGAGTACATCCAGTCCTTCCTCAGAAGGAGAGTCGTAGCCC CTCTCGAGAACTCTCTGGATCGCGTCCGCCAGGAATTCGAGTTCAACATCTCGGCCGTTCACCGCTTCGACGTCAGCCTCAACGCCAGCAAGAGCCTCGGGGAGGTGGCCCTGGACATCATGGAGGGCGTGCGCCTGCACATGAACCCCACCCGCCACTTCCTGGGGCTCTTCACCCACATCTCCTTCTTCGCCATCATCTACATTTACATCCA GGCGCTGCGGTACCGTCACCGGTACCTAAAGGACGACACCTTCGACAACATTTACATCACGCGGCGTTTCGTGGAGCTGGACCTGCGGCGGGCGGAGATGGGCAAACCCACCGTGCTGCCCCTGACGTTCTGGGAGGGTTACCGCTACATCCACCCAG GCGTGCTGTGGCTGTCACGGCCCGAGCGGCGCCGGTACGGGCTGCAGCTGGTGGGGGTCCTACGCCACgtgctgctggggctcagcaTCATCCTGGCCGACTACAGCCTCTTCTGGCTGCTTGACCTGATCCAGAATCAGCTGCGAGGGGAGATCGTCGCCAGGG CGCCGGCGGTGACGGGCATCAGCGTTACCGGGACGGGCTACGCCAGCGAGATCTACCGGGATATGGTGTCTGCCTTCGATGTGCTGCAACAGGGCAACATCTCGGTGCTCTCCCAGCGCTGCCTCCTCCAGCCCGTGGAGCCCGACTATGGCATCTACATCACCATGG GTATCCTCTATGGCACCTGCCTCTTCATCGCCGTCTTCGGTGGCCACGTGGCACGCCTGCGCCGGTTGGTATGTGCCACCTACTACCCGAACCGCGAGCTG GAGCGCATCACCTTCCTCCACAGCACCATCCTGGCGCGGCGAGCGGGGCTGGCACAAGCCCTGAGCCAAGCTGCCACGCGGAGCACAGCCGACGCCAGGCAAGGCGATCTCCTCCTCTACCTCACCTCCAA GTTCCCTCTCTTTGGCAAGATAACTCGCCTCTTGGGCATCCGACGTAAACGGTGCCTGGCTTGTGGGATGGCAGAGCAGCCGGATTTCACCGCGTGCCTCACGCCCGATTGCAAAG GGCTCTATTGCAACGAGTGCTACCAAACCCTGAACAACATTTGCTCCGTTTGCATGAGTCCCTTGATTTACTGGGACATCGGGGATCAGGAAAT GGATTCCAGCGACGAGGAGACAGTGGAGCTGTGGTTGGGCGCCATGCGGACGCTACGGGGACAGGAGCGAGGACGGTTGTTGCGGCAACGTATCCGGGAGGTAGTGAAGGGCCAGGGGGGCGGCCGGAGGTTGCCCCCCGAGTTGGTGAACCGGCTGCGAGCTCAGCTGAAGGAAGAGGCGAGCGGGGCGAGTGATGGGGGCAGCAGCGGGATGGATGACGAGGACAGCTCGCTCTCCAG CCTGGATTTCAGCTACCAGGAGCAGCTCGAGAGCAGCGACAGCgagctggaggaggtggtgaCCCTGCAGCCACCCAGCAGAGAGACCAGGGCCCAGTGA
- the DCST1 gene encoding E3 ubiquitin-protein ligase DCST1: MARRRKHSNGTEAQRRQKPPNTTLKQVVGLLLPAACSRFLWSQPDQYRCSKFLLGAGVGILLGLALCHLLIVPMNITETHKVQVTCWVSGVTALGWATSPHFRCATMLLAPKFLGKEGRVYVLSIVLASIYSGPVTNTWHNLEEVTRSLGCVAQLQVNHSRELWRVSMAPMRRVMEDMARGGDTLREEMQNISRAFVELNDQVASEEGYNLRERRSVEPQKHLSTQEKYEMKTRLRCDYVIQLGMKRCRDWFDAKHKLCMQKVYVPIINHLLCIPMKFKFLCNIVKVMKTWCRDRIPVDSNFGQMYDKVNDSVGSLSQEFSASVVVQEEHQEMLVGIDMPVEQVMEEVTSHLRQHSARLDRAFTFFRLLLSFTFILVFISAFSYTKSYCRDIRFDNLYITTYFRQIDARRRKQHKRTLLPLCRAELSDVIFPFRLTVQPQEMQNMVVELLGCIPPLLFLLLACGLDRTLSTMLSIIQQHSFVQYSFHSSHHLAVHVSGNSLMARLLRSTIGALNTSSDTQTQTSNFACLPRPRAMRSEQYVDTCVPLVVLALLCLAQVYTYRLRRAIAAFYFPKREKSRVLYFYNRLLRQRQHFVRRQQKRIARQALQHPGLVASLLESCCQRCPRLRRWMRRSCVVCGVPETPQDQLCPEPTCETRYCRVCWREVGRTCLICAPRDSGISQESSEEDGGYAT; the protein is encoded by the exons ATGGCCCGCAGGCGCAAGCACTCCAATGGGACAGAGGCACAAAGGAGGCAGAAACCACCCAACACCA ccCTCAAGCAAGTGGTGGGCTTGCTGCTGCCTGCCGCGTGTAGTCGGTTCCTCTGGAGCCAGCCGGACCAGTACCGCTGCAGTAAGTTCCTCCTGGGAGCCGGCGTTGGGATCCTCCTCGGTCTCG CGCTCTGCCATCTCCTCATCGTCCCCATGAACATCACGGAGACGCACAAGGTGCAGGTCACCTGCTGGGTGTCAG GGGTGACTGCCTTGGGCTGGGCCACGTCCCCCCACTTTCGCTGTGCCACCATGCTCTTGGCCCCCAAATTCCTGGGCAAGGAGGGTCGCGTCTACGTCCTCTCTATCGTCCTCGCCTCCATCTACTCGG GGCCCGTGACCAACACCTGGCACAACCTGGAGGAGGTGACGCGCTCGCTGGGCTGCGTGGCCCAGCTGCAGGTCAACCACAGCCGCGAGCTCTGGAGGGTGTCGATGGCCCCCATGCGCCGGGTGATGGAGGACATGGCG cggggcggggaCACGCTGAGAGAGGAGATGCAGAACATCTCGCGCGCCTTCGTGGAGCTGAACGATCAGGTGGCCAGCGAGGAGGGGTACAACCTACGGGAACGCCGGAGCGTGGAGCCCCAGAAGCACCTCAGCACCCAGGAGAAGTACGAGATGAAGACCAGGCTGCGCTGTGACT ACGTGATCCAGCTGGGCATGAAGCGCTGCCGGGACTGGTTCGACGCCAAGCACAAACTTTGCATGCAGAAGGTGTACGTGCCGATCATCAACCACCTCCTGTGCATTCCCATGAAGTTCAAGTTCCTCTGCAACATTGTCAAGG TGATGAAGACCTGGTGCAGGGACAGGATCCCCGTGGACAGCAACTTCGGGCAGATGTACGACAAGGTGAACGACTCCGTTGGCAGCCTCAGCCAGGAGTTCAGCGCCAGCGTTGTGGTCCAG GAGGAGCACCAAGAGATGCTGGTGGGCATCGACATGCCGGTGGAGCAGGTGATGGAGGAGGTGACCTCCCACCTGCGGCAGCACAGCGCCCGCCTGGACCGGGCCTTCACCTTCTTCCgcctgctgctctccttcaCCTTCATCCTCGTCTTCATCTC GGCGTTCTCCTACACCAAGAGCTACTGCCGGGACATCCGCTTTGACAACCTCTACATCACCACCTACTTCCGCCAGATCGATGCTCGACGCAGAAagcag CACAAGCGGACGCTGCTGCCCCTGTGCCGCGCTGAGCTCTCGGACGTCATCTTCCCGTTCCGCTTGACCGTGCAGCCACAGGAGATGCAGAACATG GTGGTGGAGCTGCTGGGGTGCATCCCGCcgctgctcttcctcctcctcgcctGCGGCCTGGACCGCACGCTCTCCACCATGCTCAGCAtcatccagcagcactccttcGTGCAGTACTCCTTCCACA GCAGCCACCACTTGGCCGTGCACGTGTCGGGCAATTCCCTGATGGCTCGGCTCCTGCGAAGCACCATCGGAGCCCTCAACACCTCCTCAGACACCCAAACGCAGACGTCCAACTTTG CCTGCCTGCCGCGGCCCCGCGCCATGAGGTCGGAGCAGTACGTGGACACCTGCGTGCCCCTGGTTGTGCTGGCGCTGCTCTGCCTGGCCCAGGTCTACACGTACCGCCTGCGCCGCGCCATCGCCGCCTTCTACTTCCCCAAG CGGGAGAAGAGCCGCGTGCTTTACTTCTACAACAGGCTGCTGCGGCAGCGGCAGCACTTCGTGCGCCGGCAGCAGAAGCGCATTGCCCGGCAGGCGCTGCAGCACCCGGGACTG GTGGCGTCGCTGCTGGAGTCTTGCTGCCAGCGCTGTCCGCGCCTGCGCCGCTGGATGCGCCGGAGCTGCGTGGTGTGCGGGGTGCCCGAGACCCCTCAGGATCAGCTCTGCCCCGAGCCCACCTGCGAGACCCGGTACTGCCGGGTGTGCTGGAGGGAGGTGGGCCGCACGTGCCTCATCTGTGCCCCCAGGGACTCCGGCATCTCCCAGGAGAGCAGCGAGGAGGACGGGGGATACGCGacgtag